A single region of the Streptomyces virginiae genome encodes:
- a CDS encoding phosphatase PAP2 family protein, whose product MRKDPLWWTGIGCALLAAALTALVVAGWRPLIAYDERVARDLHAHAVTHPAVTRSMRVLSDWVWDPWTMRALAAVACVLLWWRGDRRRALLVALVTLAASALQQGLKLLVGRDRPVWSDPVDSAQYAAYPSGHAMTATVVCGLLLWLLPRPPPGRAPGVRRVAAWTVAVVSVLGVGFTRVYLGVHWPSDVLAGWLLGVALVALATSVPVRERGCDPVER is encoded by the coding sequence ATGCGCAAAGATCCCCTGTGGTGGACGGGCATCGGCTGTGCGCTGCTCGCGGCGGCCTTGACGGCGCTGGTGGTGGCGGGATGGCGGCCGCTGATCGCGTACGACGAGCGGGTCGCGCGGGATCTGCACGCCCACGCCGTGACCCACCCCGCCGTCACCCGGTCCATGCGGGTGCTCAGCGACTGGGTGTGGGACCCCTGGACCATGCGGGCGCTGGCGGCGGTCGCCTGCGTCCTGCTGTGGTGGCGGGGCGATCGGAGACGGGCGCTGCTGGTGGCCCTCGTGACGCTGGCGGCGTCGGCGCTGCAGCAGGGGTTGAAGCTACTGGTGGGGCGGGATCGGCCGGTGTGGTCGGATCCGGTGGACTCGGCGCAGTACGCGGCCTACCCGTCCGGGCACGCCATGACGGCGACCGTGGTGTGCGGACTGCTCCTGTGGCTGCTCCCCCGCCCGCCGCCGGGCCGGGCGCCGGGCGTCCGCCGGGTGGCCGCCTGGACGGTGGCGGTGGTCTCGGTGCTCGGGGTCGGCTTCACCCGGGTGTACCTCGGGGTGCACTGGCCGTCGGACGTGCTGGCGGGCTGGCTCCTGGGAGTGGCCCTGGTGGCTCTGGCGACGTCCGTGCCCGTGCGCGAACGCGGATGCGACCCGGTGGAGCGGTAA
- a CDS encoding TetR/AcrR family transcriptional regulator, producing the protein MSPRSASVNEELRRRSRERLLQSTVELVAEHGYEATTLGDIADRAGAARGLVSYYFPGKRQLLQSAVHRLMHLTLHDALEREPHSECGRERLARAVDAVLGLARDEPLLMRTHMAGILTAEGFVQCPEQQRLAELLRDTVVRYGSADPDTDYPLLRALLMGAVVAILLPGAPMPAQRLRAELFQRYGLDWELGVPPDGAPPGGTFPSQTWRP; encoded by the coding sequence ATGTCCCCGCGCAGCGCATCGGTCAATGAAGAATTGCGCAGACGTTCCCGGGAGCGGCTGCTGCAGTCCACGGTCGAACTCGTGGCCGAGCACGGCTACGAGGCCACGACGCTCGGCGACATCGCCGACCGGGCGGGCGCGGCACGCGGCCTGGTCTCGTACTACTTCCCGGGCAAACGGCAGTTGCTGCAGTCCGCGGTGCACCGGCTGATGCACCTGACCCTCCACGACGCCCTGGAACGGGAGCCCCACAGCGAGTGCGGGCGCGAGCGGCTCGCGCGTGCCGTCGACGCCGTCCTGGGGCTGGCCCGGGACGAACCCCTGCTGATGCGCACGCACATGGCGGGCATCCTGACGGCCGAGGGCTTCGTGCAGTGTCCCGAGCAGCAGCGGTTGGCGGAGCTGCTGCGGGACACCGTCGTGCGGTACGGCTCGGCGGACCCGGACACGGACTATCCCTTGCTGCGTGCCCTGTTGATGGGCGCCGTCGTGGCGATCCTGCTGCCCGGGGCCCCGATGCCGGCGCAGCGGCTGCGGGCCGAGCTGTTCCAGCGCTACGGGCTGGACTGGGAGCTCGGAGTCCCGCCGGACGGCGCGCCGCCCGGCGGAACGTTCCCCTCACAGACCTGGCGCCCGTAG
- a CDS encoding LVIVD repeat-containing protein, with product MTSLHNRRVHSRSVGVAVAAAGLLTTLLAAAGPAAATPDPGDLTPGSAHQHDAGLTEGRELAPGDIPGQDEIVHSANVKPLANIPSTDPTGINTDLAFQGRYAYAGSYSGFTIYDIADPKAPKTVTQVLCPGGQNDISVHGDLLFLSTDSSRSDDSCNSVSQPATEKSSWEGIKIFDIKDKKNPRYIKSVETACGSHTHTLVPGDRDLYLYVASYSPNEAFPDCKPPHDGISVVKVPKKAPTKAAVVAFPVLFPDGGNPGAPTNPGVSKTTGCHDITVLPSKNLAAGACMGDGILFDISRPEQPRVIDRVQDNVNFAFWHSATFNERANKVVFTDELGGGGGATCNEATGPDRGADGIYDITGRGDQRKLVFRGYFKIPRHQADTENCVAHNGSLVPVGGGRDIMVQAWYQGGVSVWEFTDSARPREIAYFERGPLTTDQLGLGGSWSAYYYNGHIYSNDIVKGLDVLRLQDRRTDNATRVRMDRLNVQTQPEYH from the coding sequence GTGACCTCGCTCCACAACAGGCGGGTACACAGCAGGAGCGTGGGGGTGGCCGTCGCCGCGGCCGGTCTCCTCACCACGCTCCTGGCGGCAGCCGGACCGGCCGCCGCCACCCCCGACCCGGGCGACTTGACACCCGGCAGTGCGCATCAGCACGACGCGGGCCTCACCGAGGGCCGGGAACTCGCCCCGGGGGACATCCCCGGCCAGGACGAGATCGTGCACAGCGCCAACGTCAAGCCCCTGGCCAACATCCCCAGCACCGACCCCACGGGGATCAACACCGACCTGGCCTTCCAGGGCAGGTACGCCTACGCGGGCAGCTACAGCGGCTTCACCATCTACGACATCGCCGATCCGAAGGCACCGAAGACCGTCACCCAGGTGCTCTGCCCCGGTGGCCAGAACGACATCTCCGTCCACGGCGACCTGCTCTTCCTCTCCACCGACTCCTCGCGCAGCGACGACTCCTGCAACAGCGTCTCGCAGCCCGCCACGGAGAAGTCCTCGTGGGAGGGCATCAAGATCTTCGACATCAAGGACAAGAAGAACCCCAGGTACATCAAGTCCGTCGAGACGGCCTGCGGTTCGCACACCCACACCCTGGTGCCGGGCGACCGCGACCTCTACCTCTACGTCGCCTCGTACTCCCCCAACGAGGCCTTCCCCGACTGCAAGCCGCCGCACGACGGCATCTCGGTCGTGAAGGTCCCGAAGAAGGCGCCGACGAAGGCCGCGGTCGTCGCCTTCCCGGTCCTCTTCCCCGACGGCGGCAACCCGGGCGCGCCCACCAACCCCGGCGTCTCCAAGACCACCGGCTGCCACGACATCACCGTGCTGCCGTCGAAGAACCTGGCCGCCGGCGCCTGCATGGGTGACGGCATCCTCTTCGACATCAGCAGGCCCGAGCAGCCGCGGGTCATCGACCGGGTCCAGGACAACGTGAACTTCGCGTTCTGGCACTCGGCCACCTTCAACGAGCGCGCGAACAAGGTGGTGTTCACCGACGAACTCGGCGGCGGTGGCGGCGCCACCTGCAACGAGGCCACCGGTCCCGACCGCGGCGCCGACGGGATCTACGACATCACCGGCCGCGGGGACCAGCGCAAACTCGTCTTCCGCGGCTACTTCAAGATCCCGCGCCACCAGGCCGACACCGAGAACTGCGTGGCGCACAACGGTTCGCTGGTCCCGGTCGGCGGCGGCCGCGACATCATGGTGCAGGCCTGGTACCAGGGCGGTGTCTCCGTCTGGGAGTTCACCGACTCGGCCCGCCCCCGCGAGATCGCCTACTTCGAGCGCGGGCCGCTGACGACGGACCAGCTCGGACTCGGTGGGTCCTGGTCGGCGTACTACTACAACGGGCACATCTACTCGAACGACATCGTCAAGGGCCTCGACGTGCTGCGGCTCCAAGACCGGCGCACCGACAACGCCACGCGGGTGCGCATGGACCGGCTCAACGTGCAGACCCAGCCCGAGTACCACTGA
- a CDS encoding DUF305 domain-containing protein has product MAKAHGVLRTVLSARPGRFAATAAATVVTAGLLLMLPGCQGDDGSDRATIVAPGGPGEEARHLTPEEAAKAKPDDSPNAADRTYVSRMIEHHRQALTMSALAPDRAASEGVKRLAERITAAQKPEIGAMEKWLTRHPATTPPPATATPAAPAAGHDHGAMPGMATERQLAELTAATGTDFDRLFLKLMTTHHEGAVTMAGEALAGGNNVAVEEMATEVVATQSAEIHRMRAMG; this is encoded by the coding sequence ATGGCAAAAGCCCACGGGGTCCTCCGCACGGTCTTATCGGCGCGGCCCGGCCGGTTCGCCGCCACGGCCGCGGCCACGGTCGTGACCGCCGGCCTGCTGCTGATGCTCCCCGGCTGCCAGGGGGACGACGGATCGGATCGGGCCACGATCGTCGCGCCGGGCGGGCCGGGCGAGGAGGCCCGCCACCTCACCCCGGAGGAGGCCGCGAAGGCGAAACCCGACGACAGCCCGAACGCCGCCGACCGCACCTACGTGTCACGCATGATCGAACACCACCGGCAGGCACTCACGATGAGCGCCCTGGCACCGGACCGGGCCGCATCGGAGGGGGTCAAACGGCTGGCGGAGCGGATCACCGCGGCCCAGAAGCCCGAAATCGGCGCGATGGAGAAGTGGTTGACCCGCCACCCCGCCACGACCCCTCCCCCGGCCACCGCCACGCCCGCGGCACCGGCGGCGGGCCATGACCACGGCGCGATGCCGGGGATGGCGACCGAGCGGCAGCTGGCGGAACTCACCGCGGCCACGGGGACCGACTTCGACCGGCTCTTCCTGAAGCTGATGACCACCCACCACGAGGGCGCCGTGACGATGGCCGGCGAGGCGCTGGCGGGTGGGAACAACGTGGCCGTGGAGGAGATGGCGACCGAGGTGGTGGCCACCCAGAGCGCCGAGATCCACCGGATGCGCGCGATGGGCTGA